A window of Costertonia aggregata contains these coding sequences:
- a CDS encoding bifunctional alpha/beta hydrolase/OsmC family protein, protein MNLQKITFKNAEGQTLVGRLEMPVDQHPHNYAIFAHCFTCNKNLLAIKNIGKALTANGFAVLRFDFTGLGESEGDFADTNFSGNVSDLVAAARYLGNHYKAPTLLIGHSLGGAASIFAAAEIPSVKAVATIGAPSNPVHVQHLLKSGIAEIEANGKAVVNLSGRDFTIKKQFLDDLENKPLTTVAKKLRKPLLLLHSPQDDTVGIKNAEEIYVAAHHPKSFVSLDGADHLLMDKKDSQYVGKVIAGWSQRYVDIPSENTLKTKHQVVASLDGEDGFTTPMKVGRHFLTADEPVDVGGNDYGPSPYELVSAGLSACTAMTIQMYAKRKGWPVENVQVHTSYDKSHAEDCMDCESDNAKIDTFNREIKLTGNIDEKQIERILQIADKCPVHRTLHSKTQVITKLIT, encoded by the coding sequence ATGAATCTTCAAAAGATAACGTTTAAAAATGCTGAAGGCCAGACATTGGTGGGCAGGCTAGAAATGCCTGTAGATCAACACCCCCATAATTATGCCATTTTTGCCCATTGTTTTACCTGTAATAAAAATCTGTTGGCCATTAAAAATATTGGAAAGGCATTGACCGCCAACGGTTTCGCCGTGTTACGTTTTGACTTTACGGGGCTGGGGGAAAGTGAAGGTGATTTTGCGGATACTAATTTTTCGGGCAATGTTTCCGATTTAGTGGCAGCGGCCCGTTATCTGGGAAATCATTATAAAGCCCCTACATTACTTATAGGGCACTCGCTCGGTGGGGCAGCATCTATATTTGCTGCGGCGGAAATACCATCCGTTAAAGCGGTTGCTACTATCGGGGCACCTTCAAACCCGGTTCACGTGCAACATTTACTAAAAAGTGGTATCGCCGAAATAGAGGCGAATGGGAAAGCGGTCGTTAATTTAAGTGGCAGGGACTTTACCATAAAAAAACAGTTTTTGGACGATTTGGAAAACAAACCCCTTACAACGGTAGCTAAAAAATTGCGAAAGCCTTTACTCTTGTTACATTCGCCACAAGATGATACCGTAGGGATAAAAAATGCCGAGGAAATTTATGTGGCGGCACATCATCCCAAAAGTTTTGTCTCCTTGGATGGTGCCGATCATCTTTTAATGGATAAAAAAGATTCCCAATACGTTGGAAAAGTAATTGCCGGGTGGTCACAGCGTTACGTTGATATCCCTTCGGAAAACACTCTAAAGACCAAACACCAAGTTGTAGCAAGTTTGGATGGTGAAGATGGCTTTACAACCCCGATGAAGGTGGGAAGGCATTTTTTGACAGCGGACGAACCCGTTGATGTGGGCGGTAATGATTACGGCCCTTCGCCCTACGAGTTGGTTTCCGCAGGACTGTCAGCCTGCACGGCAATGACCATTCAAATGTATGCGAAACGTAAAGGTTGGCCTGTTGAAAATGTACAGGTACATACATCGTATGACAAATCGCACGCAGAAGATTGTATGGATTGCGAATCCGATAACGCTAAAATAGATACCTTCAACAGGGAAATAAAATTAACAGGGAATATAGATGAAAAACAGATTGAGCGGATACTACAAATCGCCGATAAATGCCCCGTACACCGAACTTTACATAGTAAAACACAAGTAATTACAAAGTTGATCACATAG
- a CDS encoding YdeI/OmpD-associated family protein: MKSPAFEISITGSYYSLLLPEKIVKPFLEKKLKRVKAKASFQGKELEFHAAIQKRNGQHYMMFGKRYQKELGIFPNDYFKLQFFEDTSKYGVEMPEELDAVLLSDYDAHEIFESFTDGKKRGLIYAISRYKNSQTRIDKSLILCENLKRGLRDNRILLKSD, translated from the coding sequence GTGAAAAGCCCAGCTTTTGAAATATCGATTACGGGAAGCTATTATTCGCTGCTATTACCAGAGAAAATCGTAAAGCCTTTTCTAGAAAAAAAGTTGAAGAGGGTAAAAGCAAAAGCCAGCTTTCAAGGAAAGGAATTAGAGTTTCATGCAGCGATACAAAAAAGAAACGGGCAGCATTACATGATGTTCGGCAAACGATATCAAAAAGAACTGGGCATTTTTCCCAATGACTATTTTAAGCTTCAATTTTTCGAGGACACCTCTAAGTATGGGGTTGAAATGCCGGAAGAACTTGATGCCGTACTTTTGAGCGATTATGATGCTCATGAAATATTCGAATCGTTTACCGATGGTAAAAAAAGAGGATTGATCTATGCCATTTCAAGATATAAAAACTCCCAGACCCGAATTGATAAATCCCTGATCCTATGCGAAAATCTCAAAAGAGGGTTAAGGGACAATCGGATATTGTTAAAATCTGATTGA
- a CDS encoding superoxide dismutase family protein yields MKRIQTLALGLILTASFSCKEVKKEAEEAKEEIEETAKETKEEVMAETIKFTMQPKSDSKVTGEVTFKEEDGKVMMMASLSGLTEGEHAIHIHEKADCSSADGKSTGGHWNPTAQPHGKWGAEEGYHKGDIGNFPADADGNATIEFATDEWCIGCEDESKNIVGKAVIVHEGVDDYTSQPSGAAGKRVSCTGIIQ; encoded by the coding sequence ATGAAAAGAATACAAACACTGGCACTTGGTTTGATACTGACCGCTTCATTCAGCTGTAAAGAAGTGAAAAAAGAAGCAGAGGAAGCCAAAGAGGAAATAGAGGAAACTGCTAAAGAGACAAAAGAAGAGGTAATGGCCGAGACCATCAAATTTACCATGCAGCCGAAAAGCGATAGTAAGGTAACCGGTGAGGTAACTTTCAAAGAAGAAGACGGCAAGGTAATGATGATGGCCTCCTTATCCGGATTAACAGAGGGCGAACACGCCATACACATACACGAAAAAGCGGACTGCTCTTCCGCCGACGGGAAATCTACAGGAGGCCACTGGAACCCAACAGCTCAACCGCACGGTAAATGGGGAGCAGAAGAAGGCTATCATAAAGGCGATATCGGAAATTTTCCAGCAGATGCAGACGGTAATGCCACCATTGAGTTCGCTACGGATGAATGGTGCATCGGGTGTGAGGATGAGAGCAAAAACATTGTGGGTAAAGCCGTAATCGTACACGAAGGTGTAGATGACTACACATCACAACCCAGCGGTGCGGCCGGTAAAAGGGTAAGCTGTACGGGCATTATCCAATAA
- a CDS encoding RNA polymerase sigma factor: MQLEVLVKNFRKKDMAAFERLHAMYAENICGAINTIVKNDVLAQEICQDVFVKIWNNAETYNPSKGRFFTWVLNIARNAAIDKIRSRSYKNEKKNLSTDHFVGIVESSEDEPRNFDAAGLKKLVKNLKEKCIQIIDLIYFKGYTQKEVAEELEIPIGTVKTRNRSCISQLRENMKL; this comes from the coding sequence ATGCAACTAGAGGTATTGGTAAAAAATTTTCGGAAAAAAGACATGGCCGCATTTGAACGGTTACATGCCATGTACGCCGAAAATATATGTGGAGCAATCAATACCATAGTAAAGAACGATGTATTGGCACAGGAAATATGTCAAGATGTTTTTGTCAAGATTTGGAACAATGCGGAAACGTATAACCCCTCTAAGGGACGCTTTTTTACTTGGGTATTGAACATAGCCCGCAATGCCGCTATCGATAAAATACGTTCTAGGTCGTATAAAAACGAAAAGAAGAACCTTTCTACAGATCATTTCGTAGGTATCGTGGAAAGTAGTGAAGATGAACCTAGAAATTTTGATGCCGCCGGACTAAAAAAATTGGTAAAAAACCTTAAGGAAAAATGTATTCAAATCATAGATCTAATTTATTTTAAGGGGTATACCCAAAAGGAAGTTGCCGAGGAGCTTGAAATTCCGATAGGTACCGTAAAAACCAGGAACAGAAGCTGTATTTCCCAATTAAGGGAAAATATGAAGCTATGA
- a CDS encoding anti-sigma factor encodes MDSKTYIASGILELYVAGTLSDKENLEVYEYAQKHPEILKEIEAIEASILKLSEKASPGLPHGFDIVKDKIALEEETKVVPLKKKDINWSWYVGWAASVLLAVGLFWMYMQNQELKSNMLSIEKQNKALEQEIMDSKVSLEKSKALLATIRNKNITVVPLEGQAVSPASYAKAYWNNKEQKLLIDAQGLPEPPQGMVYQVWSLQLNPLTPTSIGLLDDFTEDENRIFALNNPNQSEAFGITLEPAGGSESPNLEQLYTLGAVSS; translated from the coding sequence ATGGATAGTAAAACTTACATAGCGTCAGGAATATTAGAGCTATACGTAGCCGGTACACTTTCAGATAAAGAAAATCTGGAAGTATACGAGTATGCCCAAAAACATCCCGAAATCCTTAAAGAAATCGAGGCAATAGAAGCATCTATCCTTAAATTATCCGAAAAGGCCTCACCAGGATTACCACACGGATTTGATATCGTGAAGGATAAAATAGCCCTAGAAGAAGAGACCAAAGTAGTCCCACTGAAGAAAAAAGACATCAATTGGTCTTGGTACGTGGGTTGGGCCGCATCGGTATTGCTGGCCGTTGGTCTTTTTTGGATGTATATGCAAAACCAAGAATTAAAATCCAACATGCTAAGTATTGAAAAACAGAACAAAGCTTTGGAGCAGGAAATCATGGATTCAAAAGTTTCTTTGGAAAAATCAAAAGCATTGCTCGCCACCATTAGAAATAAAAATATTACCGTTGTTCCCCTAGAAGGGCAAGCGGTCTCCCCAGCATCATACGCAAAAGCCTACTGGAACAACAAAGAGCAAAAACTGCTCATTGACGCCCAAGGGCTTCCCGAACCCCCGCAAGGCATGGTGTATCAGGTTTGGTCATTACAACTTAATCCGCTTACACCAACCAGCATTGGCCTTTTAGACGACTTTACCGAGGACGAAAACAGAATTTTCGCATTGAACAATCCCAACCAATCCGAAGCTTTTGGTATTACGTTAGAGCCTGCAGGGGGTAGCGAATCTCCCAATTTAGAGCAATTGTATACTTTGGGAGCCGTTTCTTCATAA
- a CDS encoding VOC family protein yields MGKVINGIQQIGIGVAHAKEVFNWYRKHLGFDILVFEDESKADLMTRYTAGNIEDRYAILAMNMVGGGGLEIWQFKSRTPQASKNEFQLGDLGINVMKLRTKNLGKTHERFKRISLGNLTEVYFDSYFFFTDPWGNWVQIVQDDYCFFSSKSSSGGVLGAIIGVSDIGDSLSFYQKVLGYTVIVSDTTDTFTEFSKISGGHRPFRKVVLTHENRKFGGFGELYGPSQIELVQVLERSPNTIYENRLWGDLGYIHLCFDISGLNALKDETDKLGYHFKVDSADSFDMGDAAGRFAYMEDPDGTLIELVETHKVPIFKRLGIHINLKKRNPFKPLPKWVVGALRMHRRTVDI; encoded by the coding sequence ATGGGAAAAGTCATTAATGGTATTCAGCAAATAGGTATAGGTGTTGCCCATGCCAAAGAAGTCTTTAATTGGTACCGAAAACATTTGGGTTTTGATATACTGGTGTTCGAGGACGAATCCAAGGCCGATTTAATGACGCGGTATACTGCTGGGAATATTGAGGATAGGTATGCTATTTTGGCCATGAACATGGTTGGTGGTGGTGGGTTGGAAATATGGCAATTCAAGAGCAGAACCCCGCAAGCTTCTAAAAATGAATTTCAGTTGGGCGATTTAGGTATCAACGTAATGAAGTTACGTACCAAGAATTTGGGAAAAACCCATGAAAGATTCAAAAGAATATCGCTTGGCAATTTAACCGAGGTTTATTTTGATTCCTATTTTTTCTTCACAGATCCTTGGGGCAATTGGGTACAGATAGTACAGGATGATTACTGTTTTTTTAGTTCAAAGTCTAGTTCCGGTGGCGTTTTAGGAGCTATTATCGGTGTCTCTGATATAGGCGATTCCTTGTCATTTTATCAAAAGGTCCTAGGCTATACTGTTATTGTGTCCGATACGACCGATACATTTACGGAATTTTCAAAAATCTCAGGTGGTCACAGACCCTTTAGAAAGGTGGTGTTAACACATGAAAATAGAAAATTTGGTGGCTTTGGCGAGTTGTACGGACCTTCACAGATTGAGCTGGTCCAAGTTTTGGAAAGAAGTCCCAACACCATATACGAAAATCGCCTATGGGGCGATTTGGGATATATCCATTTATGTTTTGACATCAGTGGTTTAAATGCCCTAAAAGATGAAACGGATAAATTGGGGTATCACTTTAAGGTAGATAGTGCCGATAGTTTTGATATGGGCGATGCGGCGGGTCGTTTTGCCTATATGGAAGACCCCGACGGTACTTTGATAGAGCTGGTCGAAACCCATAAGGTTCCCATTTTTAAAAGACTCGGAATCCATATCAATCTAAAAAAAAGAAACCCTTTTAAACCTTTGCCAAAATGGGTGGTAGGGGCTTTGCGAATGCATAGGCGCACGGTAGATATATAA